Proteins encoded together in one Mycobacterium noviomagense window:
- a CDS encoding nitric oxide reductase activation protein NorD: MEEADSLRRFNLLASALAGRTVQVAAGMPGEPAWTDGSLIFLDPATSVRFQLEALAIQASLLAAGSLEPAITRRLNRRSAVARRYLAIEGHRALTTNEDLLPLSVRPLIDRELAARTDSPAASLAAARSREAIADPPMVFGEIRARKLLAFKEKLHTTGQHIPRQQRDQVLAELDDDNAGNAVDMFSSPIGGGGALGRLFQKMLGAVRRLGEGGQPGADTPTHRKRSTPRGGASAVVSNRMAPAVDGAEEETGGTKYPEWDIYRRRYRPDWCTVHEVEPLPTGSTSTGMWGGYGVRRPLARLGLGLDRYHRQPQGDDIDIDAAVEERVELMAGSAPDEAVYVDSLRRRRDLAALLLLDVSGSVAEPGAIGETVHTQQRAAAAALTSALHDLGDRVALYAFHSQGRSAVHLMPVKRFDDNLDALVMRRLSGLKPGAYSRLGAAIRHGAAVLESRGGTPRRLLVVLSDGLAYDHGYERVYGAADAHRALAEARRRGIGCLCLTVGASTNVDDLQRVFGSAAHATIPRLEELGQAIGPLFRSALGSADVRRRVA, translated from the coding sequence GTGGAAGAAGCAGACAGTCTGCGGCGCTTCAACCTGCTTGCCTCCGCGCTCGCAGGCCGCACGGTGCAGGTCGCAGCGGGCATGCCTGGCGAGCCGGCCTGGACCGACGGCAGCCTCATCTTCCTGGACCCGGCCACCAGCGTCCGATTCCAGCTCGAAGCGCTAGCCATCCAGGCGTCGCTGCTCGCAGCCGGAAGCCTCGAACCTGCGATCACGCGCAGGCTCAACCGGCGCTCCGCGGTGGCGCGGCGATACTTGGCCATCGAAGGCCATCGGGCGCTGACAACAAACGAGGATCTGCTGCCGTTGTCGGTGCGCCCGCTGATCGACCGGGAGCTCGCAGCGCGAACCGATTCGCCCGCCGCGTCGCTGGCCGCTGCGCGGAGCCGCGAGGCGATCGCCGACCCGCCCATGGTATTCGGAGAGATTCGTGCGCGAAAACTATTGGCTTTCAAGGAGAAATTGCACACGACCGGCCAGCACATCCCGCGTCAGCAGCGTGACCAGGTACTCGCCGAACTCGACGACGACAACGCCGGGAACGCTGTCGATATGTTCTCAAGCCCGATCGGCGGCGGCGGTGCGCTGGGCCGGTTGTTCCAGAAGATGCTCGGTGCGGTGCGCCGGCTGGGTGAGGGCGGCCAGCCCGGGGCGGATACCCCGACGCACCGGAAGCGCTCCACTCCGCGAGGTGGCGCCAGCGCCGTCGTCTCCAACCGCATGGCGCCAGCGGTGGACGGGGCCGAGGAAGAAACCGGCGGCACAAAGTATCCCGAATGGGACATCTACCGGCGCCGGTACCGGCCGGACTGGTGCACGGTGCACGAGGTGGAGCCGCTGCCTACGGGTAGCACATCGACGGGAATGTGGGGCGGTTACGGTGTGCGTCGACCGCTCGCCCGCCTCGGGCTGGGTCTGGACCGGTACCACCGACAGCCTCAAGGCGACGACATCGATATCGACGCCGCGGTCGAAGAACGCGTGGAGCTGATGGCCGGCTCCGCCCCCGACGAGGCAGTGTACGTCGACAGCCTTCGCCGCCGCCGCGACCTTGCCGCGCTGCTTTTGCTCGATGTCTCCGGCTCGGTGGCCGAGCCCGGCGCGATCGGTGAGACCGTACACACGCAACAGCGCGCGGCGGCGGCTGCGTTGACGTCTGCTCTCCATGATCTCGGTGATCGTGTGGCGCTGTATGCCTTTCACTCGCAGGGCCGCTCGGCGGTGCACCTGATGCCGGTGAAGCGCTTCGACGACAACCTCGACGCCCTGGTGATGCGGCGACTCAGCGGGCTGAAACCAGGCGCGTACTCCAGGCTGGGGGCGGCGATCCGGCACGGCGCCGCAGTGCTGGAGAGCCGGGGCGGCACGCCACGTCGGCTGCTGGTCGTGCTGTCTGACGGTCTGGCGTACGACCACGGCTATGAACGCGTGTACGGCGCCGCCGACGCGCACCGTGCGCTTGCCGAGGCCCGCCGCCGGGGCATCGGATGCCTGTGCCTGACGGTCGGCGCCAGTACGAATGTCGATGACCTGCAGCGGGTATTCGGCAGCGCCGCGCACGCGACTATTCCGCGGCTCGAGGAACTCGGTCAGGCCATCGGACCGCTGTTTCGCTCGGCGCTGGGCTCTGCTGATGTTCGACGGCGGGTGGCGTAG
- a CDS encoding CbbQ/NirQ/NorQ/GpvN family protein yields MRGPRPYYVPVGNEEQIFKAAFRQRLSIVLKGPTGCGKTRFIEAMAHDLDRPLITVACHDDLTTADLVGRFLLKGGETEWVDGPLTRAVREGAICYLDEVVEARQDTTVVLHPLADHRRQLPIERLGITLDAAPEFCLVVSYNPGYQSVLKDLKDSTRQRMVAIEFGFPAPDVEEKIVAHEAGIDHDKAAELVRLGQAIRRLETAGLREVASTRVLVAAGQLVAEGLTLREAARAAIAGPLTDDSVVSSGLVEMIDVYLSDHPS; encoded by the coding sequence ATGCGCGGACCGCGACCCTACTACGTACCCGTCGGCAACGAAGAGCAGATCTTCAAAGCTGCCTTCCGGCAGAGGCTTTCGATTGTGCTCAAGGGACCGACCGGGTGCGGCAAGACTCGATTCATCGAAGCCATGGCGCATGACCTGGACCGGCCGCTGATCACCGTAGCCTGCCACGACGACTTGACGACCGCGGATCTGGTCGGGCGGTTTCTGCTGAAAGGCGGCGAGACGGAGTGGGTCGACGGCCCACTGACGCGGGCCGTGCGCGAAGGCGCGATCTGCTACCTCGACGAGGTTGTCGAGGCCCGCCAAGACACCACCGTCGTCCTGCATCCCTTGGCAGATCACCGCCGTCAGCTCCCGATCGAGCGGCTCGGCATCACACTGGACGCCGCGCCGGAATTCTGCCTTGTGGTGTCGTATAACCCGGGCTACCAGAGCGTGCTCAAGGATCTCAAAGACTCAACGCGGCAACGAATGGTCGCGATCGAATTCGGCTTCCCCGCGCCGGACGTCGAGGAGAAGATCGTGGCGCACGAAGCTGGCATCGACCACGACAAGGCTGCCGAGCTGGTGCGGTTGGGCCAGGCGATCCGCCGCCTGGAAACCGCGGGGCTGCGCGAGGTGGCCTCGACGAGAGTGCTCGTTGCGGCGGGCCAGCTGGTGGCCGAAGGACTGACCCTGCGCGAAGCCGCACGCGCTGCGATCGCCGGGCCCCTCACCGACGACTCCGTGGTGTCGAGCGGGCTCGTCGAGATGATCGACGTGTACCTGAGCGACCACCCCAGTTGA
- a CDS encoding ABC transporter substrate-binding protein — protein MSYESTAEPIKIGYLMDFRLPEGFPETYFEDLTQPFDLVFKQATEHGLLDRSIEIIYREVEGLPKGSVKAVIDAYGELCDEGCLAIFGPSITDNAVPTREAIEERFKVPAISVTGSDAALGEWFFSFPMGSLTDEPIFWSDLLAKGGHTEVGVLKERSLVGETYLANFREACKRKGIRIVAEASIAQTGQDISEAVRTLYEAKAPAIVHCGFGFGIVFINPALEALDWDPPRFTSTAFQNAWLNPIMWNAFMGWVGIDQYDEGNLVGQKFLDEYNEAYGRRPEWCVPVVNRDIAMTLVRALSDAHPLSPRGVKEALERVKMMPAASGAPGTRVSFGNWTRRAWMGAGYLVARKLDADGVTSHLVARFGEE, from the coding sequence ATGTCCTACGAGAGCACCGCCGAGCCGATCAAGATCGGCTACCTGATGGACTTCCGGCTGCCCGAGGGCTTTCCGGAGACGTACTTCGAGGACTTGACGCAGCCATTCGACCTGGTCTTCAAACAAGCCACCGAACACGGCCTGCTCGACCGTTCCATCGAAATCATCTACCGGGAGGTGGAAGGACTACCCAAGGGGTCGGTCAAGGCGGTCATCGATGCTTACGGCGAACTGTGCGACGAGGGCTGTCTGGCAATCTTCGGCCCGAGCATCACGGACAATGCGGTTCCCACGCGAGAGGCGATCGAGGAGCGTTTCAAGGTGCCGGCAATCAGCGTCACCGGCTCAGACGCAGCGCTTGGAGAATGGTTTTTCTCTTTCCCGATGGGATCGCTGACAGACGAGCCGATTTTCTGGTCGGATCTGCTTGCCAAAGGCGGCCACACCGAGGTCGGTGTGCTGAAGGAGCGGTCACTGGTTGGCGAGACCTACCTGGCGAACTTCCGCGAGGCCTGCAAGCGCAAGGGAATCCGCATCGTGGCGGAGGCATCGATCGCGCAGACAGGCCAAGACATTTCGGAGGCGGTACGGACACTGTACGAAGCGAAAGCACCGGCGATTGTGCACTGCGGCTTCGGATTCGGAATCGTGTTCATCAACCCTGCCCTCGAAGCGCTGGACTGGGACCCGCCTCGCTTCACCAGTACCGCGTTCCAAAACGCGTGGCTCAACCCGATCATGTGGAACGCATTCATGGGCTGGGTCGGAATCGACCAATACGACGAGGGCAACCTGGTGGGACAGAAGTTCCTCGACGAATACAACGAGGCCTACGGTCGGCGCCCGGAGTGGTGCGTGCCGGTCGTCAACCGCGACATCGCGATGACGTTAGTGCGTGCATTGAGCGACGCACATCCATTAAGCCCCAGGGGCGTAAAAGAAGCACTGGAGCGGGTGAAGATGATGCCGGCCGCCTCCGGCGCACCCGGTACCAGGGTTTCGTTTGGCAACTGGACACGACGGGCCTGGATGGGCGCCGGCTACCTGGTAGCCCGCAAACTCGACGCGGACGGCGTCACCTCCCATCTTGTCGCCCGCTTCGGTGAGGAGTGA
- a CDS encoding spirocyclase AveC family protein yields the protein MTTEQAQPSTARQTAEPKKGSVWTVFWVFVAVVVLAVVAYFARKGAVSERIRNPNVIGAPRPVEPLFGYHHWLGLFQIFTIISMSIIIAVYVVAWRRHPAHPVLLMGIVTTLIVWQDPIMNWSPYAVYNPQLWHWPEDWPLVSLSPTVEPFLVIGYIMFYLGPYFPAIWILRKIQARRPLDSFVWRHPLISLAAIILPVGIVIDAMLEVTLVRTGFYIYSQVIPFGSVFTGKTYQFPFIWETVMVTFVMIPAGVLLYRDDTGRTVAEKLAQRVRVFAGHPTLGMFVVMFVIINIAYFGYGTGFAIIKWTRTATSVACPWPYPEAKVYDPQGFYEKAGSPGPYSVGIWSTWMSAQPHGRPQVEPPAGGGPCGPGHG from the coding sequence ATGACCACCGAGCAGGCGCAGCCGTCCACCGCGCGTCAGACCGCCGAACCGAAGAAGGGGTCCGTTTGGACCGTCTTCTGGGTCTTCGTCGCGGTTGTGGTGCTCGCCGTCGTCGCGTACTTTGCGCGCAAAGGCGCTGTCTCCGAACGAATCCGAAATCCGAACGTCATTGGCGCTCCGCGACCGGTGGAACCCCTATTCGGCTATCACCATTGGCTGGGGCTGTTTCAGATCTTCACGATCATCTCGATGTCGATCATCATCGCGGTCTACGTGGTGGCGTGGCGCAGACATCCCGCTCATCCCGTACTGCTGATGGGAATCGTGACGACGCTGATCGTCTGGCAGGACCCCATCATGAACTGGTCGCCCTACGCTGTCTACAACCCGCAACTGTGGCACTGGCCGGAAGATTGGCCCCTGGTGTCGCTGTCACCGACGGTGGAGCCGTTCCTGGTGATCGGCTACATCATGTTCTACCTCGGTCCTTACTTCCCGGCAATCTGGATCCTGCGCAAGATCCAGGCGCGTCGGCCCCTCGACTCGTTCGTCTGGCGCCACCCGCTGATCAGTCTGGCGGCGATCATCTTGCCTGTCGGGATAGTGATCGACGCGATGCTCGAGGTCACGCTGGTGCGCACCGGCTTTTACATCTATTCCCAAGTGATCCCGTTCGGCTCGGTATTCACCGGCAAGACATACCAATTCCCGTTCATCTGGGAAACCGTGATGGTGACATTCGTGATGATTCCGGCGGGTGTCTTGCTGTATCGCGACGACACCGGCCGCACAGTTGCCGAAAAGCTCGCTCAACGGGTTCGCGTCTTCGCCGGCCACCCGACGCTGGGCATGTTCGTGGTGATGTTCGTGATCATCAACATCGCCTACTTCGGCTACGGCACCGGGTTCGCCATCATCAAGTGGACCCGAACCGCCACCTCGGTCGCCTGCCCGTGGCCCTATCCAGAAGCCAAAGTCTATGATCCCCAAGGGTTTTACGAGAAAGCAGGATCGCCCGGCCCATACTCGGTGGGCATCTGGTCGACGTGGATGAGCGCACAGCCTCACGGGCGGCCGCAAGTAGAGCCGCCCGCAGGCGGCGGTCCGTGTGGGCCCGGCCATGGGTGA
- a CDS encoding SDR family oxidoreductase, protein MGEPPTVVITGASRGLGFASAVQLYKQGWRVVAAMRTPDAGLEKLRAATGAPAGDPRLVGVQLDLTDSASITAAAKTMEETVGAPHVLVHNAGISAAGMLEETPMDLWERMFATHVFGPVMLTKALLPSMRAAGRGRIVVISSQGGVRGMPSIAAYSAAKGALERWAESLAGEIAPFGLGVTVVVAGTFDTDIITDAGTSDHRDFEGPYGAHHPKIDRRGRLAMRVLANPPERFARRLAKVLDERAPFARHAIGIDARMLLIATRVLPGRLLFHVTRLAMGLPRPGALRNAGERE, encoded by the coding sequence ATGGGTGAGCCGCCTACGGTCGTCATCACTGGCGCGTCGCGAGGCCTCGGCTTCGCGTCCGCGGTCCAACTCTACAAGCAAGGCTGGCGGGTCGTCGCAGCGATGCGCACCCCCGACGCCGGGCTCGAAAAACTACGGGCGGCAACGGGCGCACCCGCCGGTGATCCACGTTTGGTCGGCGTGCAGCTCGACCTCACCGACTCCGCATCGATCACAGCCGCGGCCAAAACGATGGAGGAGACCGTCGGGGCGCCTCATGTGCTGGTGCACAATGCCGGGATATCGGCGGCGGGAATGCTTGAGGAAACACCGATGGACCTGTGGGAGCGGATGTTTGCCACCCACGTTTTCGGACCGGTGATGCTGACCAAGGCATTGCTGCCCTCGATGCGGGCCGCCGGCCGCGGCCGGATCGTGGTGATCTCCAGCCAGGGCGGTGTCCGCGGCATGCCCTCGATCGCCGCCTACTCCGCCGCAAAGGGCGCCTTGGAGAGGTGGGCCGAATCGCTGGCCGGCGAAATCGCACCGTTCGGGTTAGGCGTCACCGTCGTGGTGGCCGGCACGTTCGACACCGACATCATCACCGACGCTGGCACTTCTGACCATCGCGATTTCGAGGGCCCGTACGGCGCGCACCATCCCAAGATCGATCGGCGCGGTCGGCTAGCAATGCGTGTCCTTGCCAACCCACCGGAACGCTTCGCGCGACGGCTCGCCAAGGTTCTCGACGAGCGCGCCCCGTTCGCGCGGCACGCGATAGGCATCGATGCGCGTATGTTGCTGATCGCCACCCGCGTGCTGCCGGGCAGGCTACTTTTTCATGTGACCCGTCTGGCGATGGGTCTCCCACGCCCCGGTGCCCTGCGCAACGCCGGAGAAAGAGAGTGA
- a CDS encoding aldehyde dehydrogenase family protein → MADTTKVRFESRMLIDGKLVDGEAGTFTNINPATEEVLGEVADASKADMHRAIDAARRAFDETDWSTSPGFRKACLEQFQEALEAEKEALREELILEVGCPRAITYGPQLDAPLADALRYPIKLIDEYPWETDLGDALVAVTGQMTTRKVWREPVGVVGAITPWNFPFEVTIHKLAQALATGNTVVLKPAPDTPFNATRLGRLIAESTDIPAGVVNVVTASDHLVGEELTLSPKVDLISFTGSTVVGQRIMEKGAATMKRLFLELGGKSATIVLEDADFAMACAIGIAPCMHAGQGCANPTRLLLPRSRYDEGVANLKAMYENVSPGDPQDPGTLCGPVISDKQRKRVLGYIQKGIDEGATCLVGGTEPPAGFDKGFWVQPTLFVDVDNKMTIAQEEIFGPVLSVIPFDDEEDAIRIANDSMYGLAGNVMSGSVEHSLAVARRIRAGFIGAQGAAPYGADTPFGGYKYSGIGRQNGVAGFDQYTEIKSVGYPAG, encoded by the coding sequence ATGGCTGACACAACGAAAGTCCGCTTCGAGTCGCGAATGCTTATCGACGGCAAGCTCGTCGACGGCGAGGCCGGCACGTTCACCAACATCAACCCGGCCACCGAGGAGGTGCTCGGCGAAGTCGCCGACGCGTCGAAGGCGGACATGCACCGCGCAATCGACGCGGCGCGGCGGGCGTTTGACGAAACCGACTGGTCGACCAGCCCCGGTTTTCGCAAGGCCTGCCTCGAGCAGTTCCAGGAAGCGCTCGAGGCCGAAAAGGAAGCGTTGCGCGAAGAGCTCATCCTCGAGGTCGGCTGCCCGCGCGCGATCACCTACGGGCCACAGCTCGACGCCCCACTGGCCGATGCGCTGCGGTACCCGATCAAGCTGATCGACGAATACCCTTGGGAGACCGATCTTGGCGACGCGCTCGTGGCTGTGACCGGTCAGATGACCACCCGTAAGGTGTGGCGCGAACCAGTGGGGGTGGTAGGCGCGATCACGCCGTGGAACTTCCCGTTCGAAGTCACCATCCACAAGCTCGCCCAAGCGCTGGCCACCGGCAACACCGTCGTGCTGAAACCGGCCCCCGACACCCCGTTCAACGCGACCCGGCTCGGGCGCCTGATCGCCGAATCCACCGACATCCCCGCCGGTGTGGTCAACGTCGTCACCGCGTCGGATCACCTGGTAGGGGAGGAACTCACGCTGTCACCCAAGGTCGACCTGATCTCGTTCACCGGTTCCACCGTGGTCGGGCAGCGCATCATGGAGAAAGGCGCAGCGACGATGAAGCGCCTGTTCCTCGAACTCGGCGGCAAGTCGGCCACCATTGTGTTGGAGGACGCCGATTTCGCGATGGCATGTGCGATCGGCATCGCGCCGTGCATGCACGCCGGACAGGGCTGCGCGAACCCGACCCGGTTGTTGCTGCCACGGTCTCGGTATGACGAAGGCGTAGCCAACCTCAAGGCGATGTACGAGAACGTCTCCCCGGGAGACCCGCAGGATCCTGGAACCCTCTGCGGTCCAGTAATTTCGGACAAGCAGCGCAAGCGCGTGCTCGGCTACATCCAGAAAGGCATCGACGAGGGCGCCACCTGCCTCGTCGGCGGCACCGAGCCACCGGCCGGATTCGACAAGGGATTCTGGGTGCAGCCAACGCTTTTCGTCGACGTCGATAACAAGATGACCATCGCACAGGAAGAGATATTCGGGCCGGTGCTCTCCGTCATTCCATTCGACGACGAAGAGGACGCGATCCGCATCGCCAACGACAGCATGTACGGCCTTGCCGGCAACGTGATGTCGGGTTCGGTCGAGCACTCGTTGGCGGTGGCTCGCCGGATACGGGCCGGGTTCATCGGCGCGCAAGGCGCCGCACCCTACGGCGCCGATACACCGTTCGGCGGCTACAAGTACAGCGGCATCGGCCGCCAGAACGGCGTGGCCGGGTTCGACCAATACACGGAGATCAAATCGGTGGGCTACCCCGCCGGCTGA
- a CDS encoding cytochrome P450: MDLFDDLEDFGKFDDVVSGDVRDPYTGLALMRREQPVQRLDTSTMPHEESKPVFMVYRHEEVQQMLRDNETFSSAIIIDAFGDALGKHVMLGMDEPEHGRHRALVSKAFSQKALARWEHELVGQVANQLIDRFADRGHADLRSEFTFPYPTQIIAGLLGLPREDYPQFQRWSVALLSILFERERGLAASEALREYFIPILADRRQEPRDDLISGLAQAEIDGERLSDEEIFSFLRLLLPAGVETTYRSLGNLLLALLSNTDQLDAVRSDRSLIPQAIEEAIRWEPPLLTITRVATRDTELAGVSIPAGSAVMPVLGAANRQEDRYPDPDRFDIFRQPRAHIGFGHGVHVCLGMHLARLEMRVALNLLFDRLPNLRLDPDGDDPHIRGQVFRSPTSIPVLFDVG, from the coding sequence GTGGACCTGTTTGACGATCTCGAGGACTTTGGGAAGTTCGATGACGTGGTGTCCGGCGATGTCCGGGACCCATACACCGGGCTGGCCCTGATGCGGCGCGAACAACCCGTGCAACGCCTGGACACCTCGACGATGCCGCACGAAGAGTCCAAGCCCGTCTTCATGGTGTACCGCCACGAAGAGGTCCAGCAGATGCTGCGGGACAACGAGACGTTCTCCTCCGCGATCATCATCGACGCGTTCGGTGATGCGCTGGGTAAACATGTCATGCTCGGAATGGACGAGCCCGAGCACGGTCGCCACAGAGCTCTTGTCTCCAAAGCTTTTTCGCAGAAGGCATTGGCGCGCTGGGAGCACGAACTCGTCGGACAGGTGGCCAACCAGCTGATCGACCGGTTCGCCGATCGCGGACATGCCGATCTGAGAAGCGAATTCACCTTCCCGTACCCCACTCAAATCATTGCCGGCCTCCTGGGTTTGCCGCGCGAGGATTATCCGCAGTTTCAGCGCTGGTCCGTGGCGTTGCTCAGCATCCTGTTCGAGCGCGAGCGGGGCCTCGCTGCGTCAGAGGCATTGCGGGAGTACTTCATTCCGATCCTTGCCGATCGCAGACAGGAGCCCCGTGACGACCTGATCAGCGGCTTGGCCCAAGCCGAGATCGACGGCGAGAGGCTGTCAGACGAGGAGATCTTCTCGTTTCTGCGGCTGCTGCTGCCGGCTGGTGTCGAGACCACGTATCGCTCGCTGGGCAACCTGCTGCTTGCGCTGCTGTCCAATACAGATCAGCTCGATGCCGTCCGCTCGGATCGGTCGTTGATTCCGCAGGCGATCGAGGAGGCGATCCGTTGGGAGCCGCCACTGCTCACCATTACCCGTGTCGCGACGCGCGACACCGAGCTGGCAGGTGTGTCGATCCCCGCCGGCTCGGCGGTCATGCCCGTGCTCGGCGCGGCTAACCGGCAGGAGGACCGGTATCCCGACCCGGATCGCTTCGATATCTTCCGTCAGCCGCGGGCGCACATCGGCTTCGGCCACGGAGTCCACGTCTGTCTGGGGATGCACCTGGCGCGGCTGGAAATGCGCGTTGCGCTGAACCTGTTGTTCGATCGGTTGCCGAACCTGCGCCTCGACCCCGACGGCGACGATCCACATATCCGGGGCCAGGTGTTCCGGTCGCCGACGTCTATTCCCGTACTGTTCGACGTCGGCTAG
- a CDS encoding enoyl-CoA hydratase, whose product MTMPTRQWVLVEDDGAVRLLAMNRPEARNALNVGLIEALDAALCEADAEPLIRAVVLTGVDPAFCAGVDLKEAQREGMSYFERYQTHNCITKVAEMATPVIGAINGPVFTGGLEMALGCDFLIASERAVFADTHVRVGILPGGGMTARLPQLVGAAMARRLSMTGEVINAARAERIGLVTEVVPHDLLRARAVELAAQVAEVPGPTMAALKEIYATGSAAVTGPALAAEQAIAGTQQTNTAELAARYAEISERNRRQIGR is encoded by the coding sequence ATGACAATGCCGACCCGGCAGTGGGTTCTCGTCGAGGACGACGGCGCGGTCCGCCTGCTGGCCATGAACCGCCCGGAAGCGCGAAATGCGTTGAATGTCGGGCTGATCGAAGCGCTCGATGCGGCGTTGTGCGAGGCTGACGCCGAGCCGTTGATTCGCGCGGTGGTGCTCACCGGCGTCGACCCCGCCTTTTGCGCCGGGGTGGACTTGAAGGAGGCCCAGCGCGAAGGCATGTCGTACTTCGAGCGCTACCAGACGCACAACTGCATCACCAAGGTGGCCGAGATGGCGACCCCGGTGATCGGGGCAATCAACGGCCCGGTTTTCACCGGAGGACTCGAAATGGCCTTGGGCTGCGACTTTTTGATCGCATCAGAACGCGCGGTGTTCGCCGATACCCATGTGCGTGTCGGCATCCTGCCCGGCGGCGGGATGACGGCCCGGCTGCCGCAGCTTGTCGGCGCGGCGATGGCGCGACGGCTCTCGATGACCGGCGAGGTGATCAACGCGGCCCGAGCCGAGCGGATCGGTCTGGTGACCGAAGTGGTGCCGCACGACCTGCTGCGCGCCCGCGCCGTTGAACTCGCTGCCCAGGTTGCGGAGGTGCCGGGGCCAACCATGGCCGCGCTCAAGGAAATCTACGCGACCGGCTCGGCCGCTGTCACCGGCCCGGCGCTTGCGGCCGAACAGGCTATCGCCGGCACGCAGCAGACGAACACCGCGGAGCTGGCTGCGCGTTACGCCGAGATCAGCGAGCGCAACCGCCGCCAGATTGGGCGCTAG
- the nuoN gene encoding NADH-quinone oxidoreductase subunit NuoN yields the protein MSMPTPSVEYFALSPMLIVFGAAVVGVLVEAFLPRRFRYASQVTLALAGLVAAFVADVMVGRRIPASGETAVMRAVAIDGPTLVLQGTVLLVAILAILFIAERSAVTNAPVGPGAATVAQRAGLNFFSPQASAVPDSVAERQAIRAGFAQTEVFPLTMLAVGGMLVFPAANDLLTMFVALEVLSLPLYLLCGLARHRRLLSQEASVKYFLLGAFSSAFFLYGVALLYGATGTLTLAGIRDGLAQHHDNSMALIGVGLLAVGLLFKVGAVPFHSWIPDVYQGAPTPITGFMAAATKVAAFGALMRVVYVALPPLHDQWRPVLWGISILTMAVGTITAVNQNDVKRLLAYSSVAHVGFILTGVIAAVPSGVSGTLFYLVAYSFSTVGAFAVVGLVRGDDGDEDADMTRWGGLGRRSPIAGLLFSMFLLAFAGIPLTSGFVSKFAVFKAAAQGGAVPLVIIGVIASGVAAYFYVRVIVLMFFTDPPAEAPHVVIPGIWTKAAIAVCAAVTVLLGIFPQPLLDLVERFAQFVG from the coding sequence ATGAGTATGCCCACGCCCAGTGTCGAGTACTTCGCACTGTCCCCGATGCTGATCGTCTTCGGTGCAGCGGTGGTCGGTGTCCTGGTCGAGGCGTTCCTGCCCCGACGCTTCCGATATGCCAGCCAGGTGACGCTGGCGCTCGCCGGTCTGGTTGCCGCATTCGTCGCGGACGTCATGGTGGGCAGGAGGATTCCCGCTTCGGGTGAGACTGCGGTGATGCGGGCAGTGGCGATCGACGGCCCGACGTTGGTTCTGCAGGGCACGGTGCTGCTGGTCGCGATATTGGCCATCCTGTTCATCGCTGAGCGCAGTGCCGTCACGAACGCTCCCGTCGGCCCGGGCGCGGCCACGGTTGCGCAGCGTGCCGGATTGAATTTCTTCTCTCCGCAGGCATCCGCAGTACCCGACAGCGTGGCTGAGCGCCAAGCAATTCGGGCCGGGTTCGCCCAGACCGAGGTATTTCCGCTGACGATGCTGGCCGTCGGCGGCATGCTGGTGTTCCCGGCCGCCAACGACCTGTTGACCATGTTCGTCGCGCTGGAGGTGCTCTCGCTGCCGCTGTATCTGCTGTGCGGGCTGGCCCGGCATCGCCGCCTGCTCTCCCAGGAGGCGTCGGTCAAATACTTTCTGCTCGGCGCCTTCTCGTCGGCGTTCTTCCTCTACGGTGTGGCGCTGCTCTACGGTGCGACCGGCACGCTGACCCTGGCGGGTATCCGCGATGGGCTGGCCCAGCATCACGACAACTCAATGGCGTTGATCGGCGTCGGGCTGCTGGCGGTCGGCCTGCTGTTCAAGGTCGGCGCGGTGCCGTTTCACTCGTGGATTCCCGATGTCTACCAAGGCGCGCCGACCCCGATCACCGGATTCATGGCCGCAGCCACCAAAGTCGCCGCGTTCGGCGCGCTGATGCGGGTGGTGTATGTCGCACTGCCGCCGCTACATGACCAGTGGCGGCCGGTGCTGTGGGGCATCTCGATCCTCACGATGGCGGTCGGCACAATCACCGCGGTGAACCAAAACGACGTCAAGCGACTGCTCGCGTATTCCTCCGTCGCGCACGTCGGATTCATCCTCACCGGCGTGATCGCCGCTGTCCCATCTGGTGTCTCAGGGACGCTCTTCTACTTGGTGGCGTACAGCTTCAGCACGGTGGGCGCGTTCGCCGTCGTGGGATTGGTCCGGGGCGACGACGGCGACGAAGACGCCGACATGACCCGCTGGGGCGGGCTCGGACGCCGCTCCCCCATTGCCGGCCTGCTGTTTTCGATGTTTCTGTTGGCATTCGCCGGTATCCCACTGACCAGCGGCTTCGTCAGTAAGTTCGCGGTGTTCAAAGCCGCCGCCCAAGGCGGTGCGGTGCCGTTGGTGATCATCGGTGTGATCGCCAGCGGTGTCGCGGCGTACTTCTATGTGCGGGTGATCGTGCTGATGTTCTTCACCGATCCGCCCGCCGAAGCCCCGCACGTGGTGATCCCCGGGATATGGACCAAGGCAGCGATCGCGGTGTGCGCCGCGGTGACCGTGCTGTTGGGCATCTTCCCGCAGCCGCTGCTGGATTTGGTCGAGCGGTTCGCGCAGTTCGTGGGATGA